A segment of the Oncorhynchus clarkii lewisi isolate Uvic-CL-2024 chromosome 11, UVic_Ocla_1.0, whole genome shotgun sequence genome:
CCTTGAGGCCACTTCCATGCTCAGGTTGCACAACTGATCTACACATATTGGACTCAATGGTTGTGATTCAACAGATATTTTTGCGCTACAACCGAGGGTTTGTCTGCACAAGAACTTTAACACAATCAGTGTCTCCAAAACAGCTGTGTAAACATTTCTGTAAAGACAAACTCTGTTGTATCACAACTGTTGTGTCAAATGTGTTGTACAAACTGTGTATACAGGGCCATACATAGTGTAAAACAAAATTCAAAGTACAGGTGATCAGTGCAGGCTTGTGCCAGACAATAAAAGACACTACCAGGCCAGTTTGATTCACACCTTTCCTTAATATATCTTTATTGCTTTAATTTTTTCGACACAGAACAGCTTACATTTCTGATTCTGAAGCACTGTAATACCAGGAGGGAGGGGAGCAGTGTAGCTAACTTTAAAGGTTCTGATCCAGGCCCATTTATGAGGTGAGTTCTGGTGTGGCCGTAGCAGCGACACAGAGGGCCAGAACGTTCCACAAAGGGCCAGAACGTCAGACAGTGACACAGCCACTTTCATTGGTTTTTACAGAGTCACGATTTGATTTCCTCTTCAAATGAGAGAGGTTGAAACGAGAGGTGACTGCAATTTGAGGGAGGGGGTAAAAATGTATAATCAATCAAAAGCAGACAAAAAAATGGGTATAGTATTAAAACAAGAATCCTGCTGACAGCACGCTCTCAACCACAAGGATTTTTTGCACAAGTTCATTTTCTCTGTTCTGCTGATTGCAGTTCACAGTCAAGTGCTAAATGTAGTGATTGACAGTTTTAATCGTAAAAAAAGAACTTGGAAGAACTTCTTGCAACTCAGGAAAATGAAGTATTGAATATGCATTTTATAAAGACCctgagagcgagatggagagaaaaaaatgaatCATCCGTATTTGAACAAATTAGGGTTACATGCAAAACAAGCCTAAAACTCACCCATTATCTGAAACACAGTGAATTTCACAGTTTTATACGTATTTATATATCTGAGGAAAAGAAATCTTAGCCAAActaaaaataataaacaaaacaaaaatagacCCACACAGTCTATAAACAAATACAAAGGTCGACATAAAGCTTTCAAATCAATAGTGATTATTGCTAATAGAAGTCCCGGGCCGATGCTGGGCGACCATTTTGTGGATTTGAATCCGGTATTCTCTGCAGCATCAATGTGGTAATAATACATGGCTTCTCCTCAAGTCACATCTCTTCACCCCTCACCAGATTtccaaataaatacaataaaacagTCCATGTGCATTCTCATGGGACTCATAATCATACACCCACACAGGGTCAAAGGTATAATGAGATAAGCTGAGTGAGTCCCTTAACACAGTGTTTTTttagaacacaattgcatttagcATTCTATTCTGACAATACTTTCCCAGTGCCTGAGAGCAGGATTGGGATGGGGGAGATACTGTGGTACGGCCACTAGAGGGCAGACTTCTTTCTGCACGGAGTACTCGCCACCTGTCAATGTGCcgcacctcctcctctcccctccacttaATACTCTGTGTTACGTTCAAGTTCCAAACACAGAGCAGAAATTCACTTCAGTTCATTCTCTCTGATTGCTTAGCTGTTTATTGTCGTAATAGATTTGTTTGTAATTTGTTAGTGCCATATGGGCAGTTGCCTGGCAGAGGCTGACTAGTCCAGTGCTCTCTGCTCTCGGTCCGTCAGCCTCCAGCCAGCCGATGCTGCCTGCGTCTTACCGCGCCATGAGGTTTGATTTGTTTGCTTCTGaggtttttttaaatataaaatgaGAAGGGAGAAAAACACATACATTTAGACAAAATTCAACCCCATACGGTGACATGATTGACATTTGAGTCCCACCTCGAAAAATATGCTCTTGAGGTGGGAAGGGGGGGCGAGGGGTGTGGTGGAAGGGGGGGCGAGGGGTGTGGTGGAAGGGGGGGCGAGGGGTGTGGTGGAAGGGGGGGCGAGGGGTGTGGTGGAAGGTGGCTGCCTGAATGGGAGGCAGAGGGCTACAAAAGTTCAAGTAGACAAAACAGAGTAGTGTTCCACCTAGCGCACGAGGTGAGGTTCTGCTTCAAAATAACCCAGCAGAACCACAGGTAGGCCTTTAAGAACACAGTGACGGTTGGTTCTGGAAGACGTCTAAAGTAGTGGCAAGGAAATGAGTTGCCACCAAGGGGGAGGTGGACACAACACACGCTGGACACACGGGTGGTAGTACAGACACAGTACAAGTATCTAGGAACGCTAGAAAGTGACAGTGAGAGATATGGGGGGGTACACATATCAAGCCCTTTTGTTCTGGAAAAGTACATTTCCTCAAACACCTTATATCCCCCAACCTCTCCTGAAcgaataacacacacatacacacacacacacacacaacactcccACATGCAACATGGTCAACGCACATGAAATTAAATGAGAATGATTCGGGGAAAAACACACGTTTCAGGCAAATATTGCCCATATCATGGCAAGATAAAGAGAGCCTAGGGGAACGCAACAGCATAGATCTCAGATATGGTACGCTATCCATTGTCAGGTCTGTTTTCTTTGATTTGCCTCCTAACACCAAATCATGTCACAGTTCATTAATGTATTCTCAATACAAACAGAGAGACTGTTGATGTTGGTTATCAGGGatcatgagagagagagtaaatcaAGTCTTTTTTCAGGACACCTTGGTGACAGTCTGACGGGTATCTGCTATAGCTGTGCTTCCAGTTACATGAGTGACTTAATCCCCACTGCTGGGGAACTCAAGTCTTTCCTCAGTCTCAGCATTGTTTTTAAGGTACGACTGTGGTTTAAATATACAATAACAGTTATTTTTGTCTCACACTTGATCATTTAATATAAATCGGTCATGGTAAATTTGATTTCATTTATTGCTCATTCAAAGTTCATCTCATAGAATCCAAAAACAATTATGTAATCATCATAAAACGCTATAAAAAATTAGATCCTCGGTAGATAAATGTAGATAAAGATAtagcaaaaaaactaacaaaatagaaGTAGTAAGGCACTTAGAAACAAGGTGTTTCTTCTTGATTTCATATCTTGCATTCTTTAGGAGTACTTCTATCTTATGGCACTGCGGCACATACAGCGGTCCACTGCATAAAGAGAACCAGAGACTGGGGGTAGGAAGGAGGGTGCCTCCCTCACTCAACGCCCACCAAGGGAGCCTCGCCAGCGGGAAGGATGTGCTCCAGGGAAGGCTTGGTGTGGATCTCCAGTAGGCCTTGGATGAAGCCTTCCGAGGGTCCATCGGGGTCTTTCTCTGGGGTAGTGGGCTGTGGGGCTGGGGACTCTGTGGAAGATTCTTTGGGGGTTGCTGTTGGCGTTTGAGTGGCTGCATTGCCATCTGTTTCTCTAGCCATTTCAGAGGCTGATACCTCAGCGTTTAGTTCTACATCTGTTTCAGAAGGTCCGTCTGAGGTTTGTTCTACAGGTGGGTCAGGAACTGATTCAGAGACTGCTTCCGAGACTGGCTCAACAAGCGGCTCAGCTATGGCCTCTGTAGCTGACTCTGACTGGGCTGGTTCAGTGGTGGACAGGGACTGGGCCAGAGATGTGGGGCCTGGCAGAGGGGCCTCTTTCTCAGTTCCCTCGCCTAACTCCTCCCTGGCCCCTCCAGTGCCTTCGCTCTCGTTTTCGGAAGGGGGGCAGGTGCTGGTGGGGGTGCACTCTCCCTCCTCACTAGCTGAGTCTCCGGCCGGGGCATCTGCCCCGTTGGCATCAGCTCCATCTGCCCCCTCGCTGCCCCGCGGCTTCAGGTGGATCCGCTGGTGCCTCACCAGGCTGTGCTTAAGGGTGAAGGTGCGTTCGCACGTCTGGCACTTGTAGGGCCTCTCacctgaagaaaaatataaacatgtACAGAATTATTTACAGCAGAACAGGGTCAGGTAAAACATATCTTTAAAGAAGGTAAAGCAACAATAAATGCACCTAGAAATAGCTGGGGCCACAACCAGGGCCACAACTTGGGACGGGGGGACATGTCATCATCTCCCTtggttttatcattggaatgtgatacaaaacgatgCAACGGTGtcctttaggaccatgcggacgcctctgAGCGGTCCAGTAGGCTTTTTGGAGTGTTTACCCGACtggattatttaaaaaaaatatatatatatccagtttttatccatatatatataaaaaatatatacatgaatatatatatatatatatatatatagccaccataatttgcaaataaattcattaaaaatcctacaatgtgattttctggattttttttcctcattttgtctgtcatagttgaacctatgatgaaaattacaggcctctctcatctttttaagtgggagaacttgcacaattggtggctgactaaatacttttttgccccactgtacataatatatacacacacatatatatatacagtgccttgcgaaagtattcggcccccttgaactttgcgaccttttgccacatttcaggcttcaaacataaagatataaaacggtattttttttgtgaagaatcaacaacaagtgggacacaatcatgaagtggaacgacatttattggatatttcaaacttttttaacaaatcaaaaactgaaaaattgggtgtgcaaaattattcagcccccagaaaactctctccagaagttcagtgaggatctctgaatgatccaatgttgacctaaatgactaatgatgataaatacaatccacctgtgtgtaatcaagtctccgtataaatgcacctgcactgtgatagtctcagaggtccgttaaaagcgcagagagcatcatgaagaacaaggaacacaccaggcaggtccgagatactgttgtgaagaagtttaaagccggatttggatacaaaaagatttcccaagctttaaacatcccaaggagcactgtgcaagcgataatattgaaatggaaggagtatcagaccactgcaaatctaccaagacctggccgtccctctaaactttcagctcatacaaggagaagactgatcagagatgcagccaagaggcccatgatcactctggatgaactgcagagatctacagctgaggtgggagactctgtccataggacaacaatcagtcgtatattgcacaaatctggcctttatggaagagtggcaagaagaaagccatttcttaaagatatccataaaaagtgtcgtttaaagtttgccacaagccacctgggagacacaccaaacatgtggaagaaggtgctctggtcagatgaaaccaaaattgaactttttggcaacaatgcaaaacgttatgtttggcgtaataGCAACAAAGCTGaagacaccatccccactgtcaaacatggtggtggcagcatcatggtttgggcctgcttttcttcagcagggacagggaagatggttaaaattgatgggaagatggatggagccaaatacaggaccattctggaagaaaacctgatggagtctgcaaaagacctgagactgggacggagatttgtcttccaacaagacaatgatccaaaacataaagcaaaatctacagtggaatggttcaaaaataaacatatccaggtgttagaatggccaagtcaaagtccagacctgaatccaatcgagaatctgtggaaagaactgaaaactgctgttcacaaatgctctccatccaacctcactaagctcgagctgttttgcaaggaggaatgggaaaaaattccagtctctcgatgtgcaaaactgatagagacataccccaagcgacttacagctgtaatcgcagcaaaagatggcgctacaaagtattaacttaagggggctgaataattttgcacgccaatttttcagtttttgatttgttaaaaaagtttgaaatatccaataaatgtcgttccacttcatgattgtgtcccacttgttgttgattcttcacaaaaaaatacagttttatatctttatgtttgaagcctgaaatgtggcaaaaggtcgcaaagttcaagggggccgaatactttcgcaaggcactgtatgtatatatatatatatatatatatatatttatacatacatacatatacatatgggACTCTGTGGAAGTTGGTgggacacattggtgtggctggcttcctggttaaacgggcaggtgttaagaagcgtggtttggcgggtcatgtttctcCTGACTCCTGGCTCGACCGTAGCCTCTCGAGCCCGAGTTGCAgtaatgagacaagatcgaaattggggagaaaaggggggtaaaaataAAATCTATAAAGTGgggggcatatatatatatatatatggggggcatatatatatatatatacattttatttttgccCCCTGGTATCAACTAGTACCTGTGTGCGAACGCATGTGTCTTGTCAGATCCTGCAGTGACCAGAAGCGTTTGCTGCACACGTTACAGATCTTCTTCCTCTTGTCCGCCTTGCTCCCCGaccctctgcctgcctctcctTCATTCTTTGGTTCTGCTGCCCCCTCCTCGtcacttctctcctccttcttctcctcctcctctgaacCACTGTCCATCACGCTGCCCACTCCCTCGCTTTCCGgagcctccttctctccctctccctcctcctgatccTCCTCCTCGGCggtggttgtagtagtgttggGGAGATCCTCTGGGGCAGGCCCAGTCTCCTCTGTTCCACAAGCCTCTTCGGGGGGTGCAGTCTCACACAAGTGTGCCTTCTCGTGGCGAGCCAGGGTGGCGGCATAACGGAAGTTTTTCTTGCACCTCTTGCAGGTGTACTTGGAGGGCTCTTGGTCCTGCTGCTGGGCGGCCGTCACTCTATCTGGCtcggccaccaccaccaccttatCTCCAACCAGGGAGGTCTGGGGCTGCTGGCCTTCGGACGAGAACTTAAAGTCGATGAGCTTGCTGGCGAAGTTGAGGTCCAAGCTCTTGTTGCTCTGCGAATCGTcgttgtcgtcattttcaatgttgttgttgttggattGCGGTTCCATCTCCCCTAGCAGCAGCTCAGCAGTATCTGGTGTTTGGTCTGCGCTGGGCGACTCGGATGCAGAGCTTTTCTGATCGGGGTCCATGCTGCTCAGGTCCAGAGCCTCTCCTGCAGTCTGCTCATTCTCAGAActctctggaacacacacacaaaaagaacCGCCAAAttacagatagatagatacagaatGGTAACCTATAGATCAGACCGTatattacagtacaatacagtacattacagtacagtttcTTACCTGCGCTGTCGTGTGATCCCTCATCGCCATCCTTGTTCTTGGACATTTGGCCGTTGCGGCGCAGCGAGCGGTTGGTCACGCCATGCTTGCGCAGCAGGTGGCGCTCACAGTTGGACTTGGTGGAGAAGAAGGCGTCACATTTGGGACAGGGGAAGGGCTTCTGACCTGTAGCCGACAGCACATTAGAGAAGACTGAACGTCACATTAGAAGTATTAGGGACATGTTGTGGACCCACAGGAATTTGTAAATATGCTAAATGCAAGCAGTTAGACCCTTTAGAAAACCTGTCAAATTAAGAACCATCTTGTAATTGttgtataaaatatatgtttttcttcATTACTGAACAGTATCTTTCAGGTATCATTGCATTGTTTCAACCAGGCTATTTACGCAGTATTTCAACATTACTGTGTGTTGGGTATTTAGGGAGTTATCCCATCTGTGTCTGTTTCCATATGGCTTAccagtgtgtgtgagcatgtgccTCTGCAGGGAGCTGGCCCAGGGGAAGACCCGGGGGCAGAAGGGACAGGTCATCTTCTGCACTGAGTTGGAGTAGGCATTCTTCTTCCCTCCTTTGGACTGGGGCGGCACAGACTGAGGAGGcgactctttctcctctccctggctctgtctcccctcgtccctccttccaagctcCACCGCACCCGTCCGCAGGTAGGTGCTGAACTTGTTAGCGTCGGTGGTGGCTAGCATCTTCTCCACGCTGGCAAACTCCCCACTGGACTCCAGGTCCATGCCGCTGTCTGTGTTTTGCTCGGGCGTGGGCACATGGGCAGGTGCTATAGTCTTGGCCTGGCTCGCTGGCTTCTTCCTAGTGCGCTTTCTGGACGAGCCCTCTAGGGGGAGCTCTTCCATCGAGGCTTCAGAGCTGTTGTCGCCCCCAACTAAACGCTCCGGTTCTGTCTGAAGGCCGTTGAGGCCGGCGCCAGCCTTCTTATCCGGCGTGGGCTCCCTCTTGAGCAAATCTGGAGCCGTTGAGACGGAGGAGATGATCTGGGCGATGGAGGCCAGAGGGGGAAGCTCTttcagggaggaggaagaagaggtcgGTTTGGGCAGCAGGGGCTTGAGACGGAGCGCCCGGCCTGTGGCAGTAGGGGTACTAATGAGAAGCGGGGAGATGGTCACTGGGGGGAGCTGGTAAGAGCCAGACTGGGGGGTCTTCAGATTCTCCTCATAGCTCTTGTCCAGCTGAATTGCTGAGGGGAGGTGGTCCAGTACACTGGGGAAGGGCAGCTCCTTTTTGATCTCTCTGCGCTCCACGCTCATCGTGTCAACAGCGGTGGCGTCTCTCTTCAGCCTCTTGTTGGGGTTCTTGGGGATGGACAGGTCAATAGGTTCCATGGAGCAGTCGTAGGCTACCAGGCTGACCGTCTCCAGTTTGATCCCAGGAGAACCGGCTAGGCTCCCTGAACCGCTGCTGGTTCCACCCCCCCCGCGGCTCTTGTTGGAGAAGTCCAATGGCTGATCCAAGTCACCGGAGGAGGAGTAGATGCTGAAATCTTCCACCTTGACCGGCTGCATGGTGGCACTGGGGGTGGGCGTAAGGCCATTGAGAGCCAGAGGGCTGCTGGAGCTGGCCCTGGAGGTGGTGGCTGTGATGGCGGGGAGAAGGGTGGCAATGTGCTCCTCGATCTCCCGCTCCTGCACCTCGGGATGTTGCTTGAGCATGTGGTGGATGCAGTTCCTCTTGGCCAAGAAAGCCGCCCCGCACCGCCGGCACTCAAAGGGCTTGCGCTGGCAGCCGTTGTGGGTGCGTAGGTGGATCTGGAGAGCCCGGTAGCTCTTTAGATCCTCACCACAGAAACGGCAGGCGGTGTCGCCGGCGGAGGCCAGCTCCAAGGGATCCTGGGTGGTGGTCGACGAGACGTACTTGATGTTCTTCTCGATCTCTTTCCTTGTGTTCTTCATGTGCTTCTTGCGCAGGTGGCGCTCGCAGTTGGCCTTGACGGTGAAAGGGTAGTGGCAGACTCGGCAAACGTAGGGGCGCTCGCCGCTGTGCGTGCGCAGGTGGCGGATAAGGGTGGCCTTGTCGGGCGCCACGTAGTCGCAGATGTTGCACTGGTGCGGCAGGATGCCCAGGTGGAAGCGCATGTGCGCCTGCAGCACCCCGGAGTAAACAAACACCTGATCGCAAAAGCGGCAGGGGTAGGAAGCCTTGATGCCGCCGCGGTTGGAACCCCCTGCCCCCTTCTTCCCTCCGGCCGCCTGGCCCTCCTCTTGTTTGATTTGAAGCTCTGTCGAGTCGTTGGGCATATGGGCGTCGCCCATGCAGTCCGCCTCCATCTGCATCTTCTCCAGGGAGGCTTGGCTGcccgaggaagaggaggacgatgACGAAGACTCTTGGGGCATATTGAGCAGCTGGCTGGCCGGCGGGGGCAGGCTGGGGCTGTTGCAGCCCAGGGAGGCCTGCTGGGTGCTCTGGAGCGGCGGCAGCGTGGAGGCAGCCAGGCTGGAGCGTGGTGCCACCATGGGCTTTGGCTTCAGTGGGGGCATGAGCTTGCAGTCGGCCGCCTGGCCCTGGCTGGACACTCCCCAGTGGGGAGCCTTGGCCAGGGACGGCAGGAGGCCCATCTGACCGGGGGCGGTCGAGGCCACCTTCAGGATCTGCTGGATGTCAGCCAGCTCCATCAGGCCAGCCTCGCCACACACAGGCTTGATCGTAGAACCACCACCTGGGTGGAAGAGGAAGCCTGTGGGGAAAGGCTGCAGGGAGAGCAGGCTGAGGGCCTCCCTCTGGGACAGGCCCTGCAGGGACGAGGCCGCCACCAAGCCGAGGGATCCCGCAGCCGCGGAATCGACCTCCTGGGGCAAGGTGGAGGCCAGAGGCTCCACCTGGATGACCCGGATGCTGTCCAGCTGGGCTTGTCGGACCTCATCCTCCGAAGGCTGAAGCTTGACCTGGGAGATGTGCTGCAGACCCAGGGTCTCCAGGAAGCTGGCCTGCTGAGGGGCCGGGGTTGCCGGCTTCTCCTGGGCTGCGGGGGGCTCCTGGGCGCTCCCTGTGGGTGACGGCTGCTGCTGATGAATGGTGGTCTTGTGCAGGACCAGGGCCGAGAGCAAGGGGAATCCTTTGTCGCAGGCTTCACACACGAAGCGGTGGAACTTGCTGGTGCACCGGCGGAGGTTGGTCTCACACCA
Coding sequences within it:
- the LOC139420232 gene encoding ras-responsive element-binding protein 1-like isoform X1, with product MSRRKQPNPNKVELMESTMESTHPGGGVSVELSAGETEHSEEQETPDSTHTQDKHTGSNGAMEEEEEEGMAGENGENMTEEEGVDLSSINTMLSTVMNAGQLNGALEPSTPSTPISKTTLPRPPSVNRNARRNTTEAKDFSTDFICPLCDKDCMTQHQLTMHIRQHNSDNGATDHSCSICGKALSSASSLDRHMLVHSGERPYKCSFCGQTFTTNGNMHRHMKIHDKDPAGVVPTSPPLPTKRRRPSAKRRSAMDEDKERSDEPAKKKVLEESVLEEVGSGQGDDEVLPCPICFKTFGCKYDLEVHMDTHPDTTLRCDLCCLSFRTHRGLLRHNAGIHKQLPIDPGGQPFIQNNPSIPSGFNDLAFIDFSCRKFPHIAQVWCETNLRRCTSKFHRFVCEACDKGFPLLSALVLHKTTIHQQQPSPTGSAQEPPAAQEKPATPAPQQASFLETLGLQHISQVKLQPSEDEVRQAQLDSIRVIQVEPLASTLPQEVDSAAAGSLGLVAASSLQGLSQREALSLLSLQPFPTGFLFHPGGGSTIKPVCGEAGLMELADIQQILKVASTAPGQMGLLPSLAKAPHWGVSSQGQAADCKLMPPLKPKPMVAPRSSLAASTLPPLQSTQQASLGCNSPSLPPPASQLLNMPQESSSSSSSSSGSQASLEKMQMEADCMGDAHMPNDSTELQIKQEEGQAAGGKKGAGGSNRGGIKASYPCRFCDQVFVYSGVLQAHMRFHLGILPHQCNICDYVAPDKATLIRHLRTHSGERPYVCRVCHYPFTVKANCERHLRKKHMKNTRKEIEKNIKYVSSTTTQDPLELASAGDTACRFCGEDLKSYRALQIHLRTHNGCQRKPFECRRCGAAFLAKRNCIHHMLKQHPEVQEREIEEHIATLLPAITATTSRASSSSPLALNGLTPTPSATMQPVKVEDFSIYSSSGDLDQPLDFSNKSRGGGGTSSGSGSLAGSPGIKLETVSLVAYDCSMEPIDLSIPKNPNKRLKRDATAVDTMSVERREIKKELPFPSVLDHLPSAIQLDKSYEENLKTPQSGSYQLPPVTISPLLISTPTATGRALRLKPLLPKPTSSSSSLKELPPLASIAQIISSVSTAPDLLKREPTPDKKAGAGLNGLQTEPERLVGGDNSSEASMEELPLEGSSRKRTRKKPASQAKTIAPAHVPTPEQNTDSGMDLESSGEFASVEKMLATTDANKFSTYLRTGAVELGRRDEGRQSQGEEKESPPQSVPPQSKGGKKNAYSNSVQKMTCPFCPRVFPWASSLQRHMLTHTGQKPFPCPKCDAFFSTKSNCERHLLRKHGVTNRSLRRNGQMSKNKDGDEGSHDSAESSENEQTAGEALDLSSMDPDQKSSASESPSADQTPDTAELLLGEMEPQSNNNNIENDDNDDSQSNKSLDLNFASKLIDFKFSSEGQQPQTSLVGDKVVVVAEPDRVTAAQQQDQEPSKYTCKRCKKNFRYAATLARHEKAHLCETAPPEEACGTEETGPAPEDLPNTTTTTAEEEDQEEGEGEKEAPESEGVGSVMDSGSEEEEKKEERSDEEGAAEPKNEGEAGRGSGSKADKRKKICNVCSKRFWSLQDLTRHMRSHTGERPYKCQTCERTFTLKHSLVRHQRIHLKPRGSEGADGADANGADAPAGDSASEEGECTPTSTCPPSENESEGTGGAREELGEGTEKEAPLPGPTSLAQSLSTTEPAQSESATEAIAEPLVEPVSEAVSESVPDPPVEQTSDGPSETDVELNAEVSASEMARETDGNAATQTPTATPKESSTESPAPQPTTPEKDPDGPSEGFIQGLLEIHTKPSLEHILPAGEAPLVGVE
- the LOC139420232 gene encoding ras-responsive element-binding protein 1-like isoform X2, producing MESTMESTHPGGGVSVELSAGETEHSEEQETPDSTHTQDKHTGSNGAMEEEEEEGMAGENGENMTEEEGVDLSSINTMLSTVMNAGQLNGALEPSTPSTPISKTTLPRPPSVNRNARRNTTEAKDFSTDFICPLCDKDCMTQHQLTMHIRQHNSDNGATDHSCSICGKALSSASSLDRHMLVHSGERPYKCSFCGQTFTTNGNMHRHMKIHDKDPAGVVPTSPPLPTKRRRPSAKRRSAMDEDKERSDEPAKKKVLEESVLEEVGSGQGDDEVLPCPICFKTFGCKYDLEVHMDTHPDTTLRCDLCCLSFRTHRGLLRHNAGIHKQLPIDPGGQPFIQNNPSIPSGFNDLAFIDFSCRKFPHIAQVWCETNLRRCTSKFHRFVCEACDKGFPLLSALVLHKTTIHQQQPSPTGSAQEPPAAQEKPATPAPQQASFLETLGLQHISQVKLQPSEDEVRQAQLDSIRVIQVEPLASTLPQEVDSAAAGSLGLVAASSLQGLSQREALSLLSLQPFPTGFLFHPGGGSTIKPVCGEAGLMELADIQQILKVASTAPGQMGLLPSLAKAPHWGVSSQGQAADCKLMPPLKPKPMVAPRSSLAASTLPPLQSTQQASLGCNSPSLPPPASQLLNMPQESSSSSSSSSGSQASLEKMQMEADCMGDAHMPNDSTELQIKQEEGQAAGGKKGAGGSNRGGIKASYPCRFCDQVFVYSGVLQAHMRFHLGILPHQCNICDYVAPDKATLIRHLRTHSGERPYVCRVCHYPFTVKANCERHLRKKHMKNTRKEIEKNIKYVSSTTTQDPLELASAGDTACRFCGEDLKSYRALQIHLRTHNGCQRKPFECRRCGAAFLAKRNCIHHMLKQHPEVQEREIEEHIATLLPAITATTSRASSSSPLALNGLTPTPSATMQPVKVEDFSIYSSSGDLDQPLDFSNKSRGGGGTSSGSGSLAGSPGIKLETVSLVAYDCSMEPIDLSIPKNPNKRLKRDATAVDTMSVERREIKKELPFPSVLDHLPSAIQLDKSYEENLKTPQSGSYQLPPVTISPLLISTPTATGRALRLKPLLPKPTSSSSSLKELPPLASIAQIISSVSTAPDLLKREPTPDKKAGAGLNGLQTEPERLVGGDNSSEASMEELPLEGSSRKRTRKKPASQAKTIAPAHVPTPEQNTDSGMDLESSGEFASVEKMLATTDANKFSTYLRTGAVELGRRDEGRQSQGEEKESPPQSVPPQSKGGKKNAYSNSVQKMTCPFCPRVFPWASSLQRHMLTHTGQKPFPCPKCDAFFSTKSNCERHLLRKHGVTNRSLRRNGQMSKNKDGDEGSHDSAESSENEQTAGEALDLSSMDPDQKSSASESPSADQTPDTAELLLGEMEPQSNNNNIENDDNDDSQSNKSLDLNFASKLIDFKFSSEGQQPQTSLVGDKVVVVAEPDRVTAAQQQDQEPSKYTCKRCKKNFRYAATLARHEKAHLCETAPPEEACGTEETGPAPEDLPNTTTTTAEEEDQEEGEGEKEAPESEGVGSVMDSGSEEEEKKEERSDEEGAAEPKNEGEAGRGSGSKADKRKKICNVCSKRFWSLQDLTRHMRSHTGERPYKCQTCERTFTLKHSLVRHQRIHLKPRGSEGADGADANGADAPAGDSASEEGECTPTSTCPPSENESEGTGGAREELGEGTEKEAPLPGPTSLAQSLSTTEPAQSESATEAIAEPLVEPVSEAVSESVPDPPVEQTSDGPSETDVELNAEVSASEMARETDGNAATQTPTATPKESSTESPAPQPTTPEKDPDGPSEGFIQGLLEIHTKPSLEHILPAGEAPLVGVE